A window from Pseudomonas frederiksbergensis encodes these proteins:
- a CDS encoding LysR family transcriptional regulator has translation MDIKQLKFLIALDETRHFGQAAARCHITQPTLSMRLRSLEEELELPLVNRGQRFEGFTAPGERVLAWARTVLAAYDGLQAEAAACRGNLVGTLRLGVVPLSSFDPLPLMQRLHAEHPNLRFELSALSSEQILEQLANNRLDLGVSYLERLDGERFDSLAFNETRMGLLYDQRFFSFDEAPLSWESLIELPLGMLSSGMHFRQSIDHNFHSRGLTPQLLLQTDAVHQLLQAVHGGFCCAVMPMDGGLEKLTDHLRLHPIENAQTLARLGLIMRRSAPRSALAEACFAILQQSLPSS, from the coding sequence ATGGACATCAAGCAACTTAAATTCCTCATCGCCCTCGACGAAACCCGGCATTTCGGCCAGGCCGCCGCGCGTTGTCACATCACCCAGCCGACCCTGTCCATGCGCCTGCGCAGCCTCGAAGAAGAACTCGAGTTGCCGCTGGTCAATCGCGGACAGCGCTTCGAAGGTTTTACCGCACCGGGTGAACGGGTGCTGGCGTGGGCCCGCACCGTGTTGGCGGCCTACGACGGCTTGCAGGCCGAAGCGGCTGCCTGTCGCGGCAATCTGGTCGGTACGTTGCGTCTGGGCGTGGTGCCGCTGTCGAGCTTTGATCCGCTGCCGCTGATGCAACGCCTGCACGCCGAACACCCGAACCTGCGCTTCGAACTCTCGGCACTGAGTTCCGAGCAGATCCTCGAACAACTGGCAAACAATCGCCTGGATCTGGGCGTTTCGTACCTGGAGCGACTGGATGGCGAACGCTTCGATTCCCTGGCATTCAACGAAACCCGCATGGGCCTGCTCTACGATCAGCGCTTCTTCAGTTTCGACGAGGCGCCGCTGAGTTGGGAATCGCTGATCGAACTGCCGCTGGGCATGCTTTCCAGCGGCATGCATTTTCGCCAGTCCATCGACCACAACTTCCACAGTCGCGGCCTCACCCCGCAACTGTTGCTGCAAACCGATGCCGTCCACCAATTGTTACAAGCGGTGCACGGTGGATTCTGCTGCGCCGTGATGCCAATGGACGGCGGCCTGGAAAAACTCACCGATCATTTGCGTCTGCACCCCATCGAAAATGCGCAAACCCTCGCCCGGCTGGGGCTGATCATGCGTCGCAGCGCCCCGCGGTCGGCGCTCGCGGAAGCCTGTTTCGCGATACTTCAGCAATCGCTGCCTAGCTCTTGA
- a CDS encoding FdhF/YdeP family oxidoreductase produces MSQHQQADQKPVPRYKPYKGPAGGWGALASVARAWLTSDNALKNLRMMLKTNKNGGFDCPGCAWGDSKEAGMVAFCENGAKAVNWEATKRRVDGAFFAKHSVSSLLDQSDYWLEYQGRLTEPLSYDAETDRYKPISWDAAFSLIAKHLQGLSSPDQAEFYTSGRASNEAAYLYQLFVRAYGTNNFPDCSNMCHEASGVAMAQSVGVGKGTVTFDDFEHADAIFVWGQNPGTNHPRMLEPLREAVKRGAQVVCINPLKERGLERFQHPQHAIEMLTNGDKPTNTAYFRPALGGDMAIMRGMAKFLLQWERDAQKAGEPAVFDHDFLNEHSVNVLEYLGIVDDTSWEQIVQQSGLTLVEIEQAARMYAKGKNVIMCWAMGITQHRHSVATIQEIANLMLLRGNIGRPGAGLCPVRGHSNVQGDRTMGINERPPVAFLDSLERRFKFKVPRENGHNVVEAIHAMADGRAKIFIGLGGNFAQATPDSSRTFQALSNCDLTVQISTKLNRSHLAHGKEALILPCLGRTDIDIQTEGPQAVTVEDSFSMVHASNGQLQPLSNQMRSEPAIIAGIAAATLGSQPVDWNWLVADYRRIRDLIADTVVGFKDFNEKIQNPGGFYLGNSAGARRWNTASGRANFRANVLPKDLVHERTRATGVLPDLIMQSMRSHDQYNTTIYGLDDRYRGVKGQRDVLFVNEADIIRLGFKPGQKADIVSIWDDGRVRRVKGFTLLAFDIPAGQAAAYYPEVNPLVPLESIGDGSHTPTSKFVAIRLEAASETGLIMAKSA; encoded by the coding sequence GTGAGTCAACATCAACAAGCCGACCAGAAACCCGTTCCGCGTTACAAGCCCTACAAAGGTCCAGCCGGTGGCTGGGGCGCGCTGGCCAGCGTTGCCCGCGCCTGGTTGACCAGCGACAACGCGCTGAAAAACCTGCGCATGATGCTCAAAACCAACAAGAACGGCGGGTTCGACTGCCCCGGTTGTGCCTGGGGCGACTCCAAGGAAGCCGGCATGGTGGCGTTCTGCGAGAACGGCGCCAAAGCGGTGAACTGGGAAGCGACCAAGCGCCGTGTCGACGGTGCGTTCTTTGCCAAACACAGCGTCAGTTCGTTGCTGGATCAAAGCGACTACTGGCTGGAATATCAGGGTCGTCTGACCGAGCCATTAAGCTATGACGCCGAAACCGATCGCTACAAGCCGATCAGTTGGGACGCTGCGTTCTCCTTGATCGCCAAGCATTTGCAGGGCCTGTCGAGCCCGGATCAGGCCGAGTTCTACACCTCGGGCCGCGCCAGCAACGAAGCGGCGTACCTGTATCAATTGTTCGTGCGTGCCTATGGCACCAATAACTTCCCCGATTGCTCGAACATGTGCCACGAGGCCAGCGGTGTGGCCATGGCGCAAAGTGTCGGCGTCGGCAAAGGCACCGTCACCTTCGACGACTTCGAACACGCCGACGCGATTTTTGTCTGGGGCCAGAACCCTGGCACCAACCACCCACGGATGCTCGAACCGTTGCGCGAAGCGGTAAAACGCGGTGCTCAGGTGGTCTGCATCAACCCGTTGAAAGAGCGCGGCCTGGAACGTTTCCAGCACCCGCAACACGCGATCGAAATGCTCACCAACGGCGACAAGCCGACCAACACCGCGTACTTCCGTCCGGCATTGGGCGGCGACATGGCGATCATGCGCGGCATGGCCAAGTTTCTGTTGCAGTGGGAGCGTGACGCACAGAAGGCGGGTGAGCCTGCCGTTTTCGACCACGACTTCCTCAATGAACACAGTGTCAACGTGCTGGAATACCTGGGCATCGTCGACGACACCTCGTGGGAGCAGATCGTCCAGCAATCCGGACTGACGCTGGTTGAAATCGAGCAAGCGGCGCGGATGTACGCCAAAGGCAAGAACGTGATCATGTGCTGGGCGATGGGCATCACCCAGCATCGTCATTCGGTGGCGACCATCCAGGAAATCGCCAACCTGATGTTGTTGCGCGGCAATATCGGCCGGCCCGGCGCCGGTCTGTGCCCGGTGCGCGGCCACAGCAACGTGCAGGGTGACCGGACCATGGGCATCAACGAGCGTCCGCCGGTGGCGTTCCTCGACTCACTGGAGCGTCGCTTCAAGTTCAAGGTGCCGCGTGAAAACGGTCACAACGTGGTCGAGGCGATCCATGCCATGGCCGATGGCCGCGCGAAAATCTTTATCGGCCTGGGCGGCAACTTCGCCCAAGCCACCCCGGACAGCTCACGGACCTTCCAGGCCCTGAGCAACTGCGACCTCACCGTGCAAATCAGTACCAAGCTCAACCGCAGCCATCTGGCCCACGGTAAAGAGGCGCTGATTCTGCCGTGCCTGGGCCGTACCGACATCGACATCCAGACCGAAGGCCCGCAAGCGGTGACCGTCGAAGACTCGTTCAGCATGGTTCACGCCTCCAACGGCCAGTTGCAGCCGCTGTCGAACCAGATGCGCTCGGAGCCGGCGATCATTGCCGGCATCGCTGCCGCGACCCTGGGCAGCCAACCGGTGGACTGGAACTGGCTGGTGGCCGATTACCGGCGCATCCGCGACCTGATTGCCGACACCGTGGTGGGCTTCAAGGACTTCAACGAAAAGATCCAGAACCCGGGCGGGTTCTACCTCGGCAACAGCGCCGGTGCTCGCCGTTGGAACACCGCGTCGGGGCGCGCCAATTTCCGTGCGAACGTCCTGCCCAAAGACCTGGTGCACGAACGCACTCGCGCCACCGGCGTATTGCCGGACCTGATCATGCAGTCGATGCGTTCTCACGATCAGTACAACACCACGATTTATGGGCTTGATGACCGCTATCGCGGCGTGAAAGGTCAGCGTGATGTGTTGTTCGTCAACGAAGCCGACATCATTCGGCTGGGGTTCAAGCCAGGGCAGAAGGCTGACATCGTTTCGATCTGGGACGATGGCCGCGTGCGTCGGGTGAAGGGCTTTACGCTGCTGGCGTTTGATATCCCTGCCGGGCAAGCCGCGGCTTATTACCCGGAAGTGAATCCGCTGGTGCCGCTGGAGAGCATTGGGGATGGCAGCCATACGCCAACGTCGAAGTTTGTGGCGATCCGGTTGGAAGCGGCGAGTGAGACTGGACTCATCATGGCCAAGTCGGCCTGA
- the lysM gene encoding peptidoglycan-binding protein LysM: MSIFSFVKEAGEKLIDLLTPGNANASEQLKEHISKVGLGNPNVQATVEGDKVTLTGEVASQEEKEKILLAVGNIAGVASVDDQITVKGPVAQAARFVTVKKGDTLSAIAKAEYGDANKYNKIFEANKPMLSHPDKIYPGQSLRIPE; this comes from the coding sequence ATGAGTATTTTTAGCTTTGTGAAAGAAGCAGGCGAAAAACTTATCGATCTGCTGACGCCAGGCAACGCCAATGCCAGCGAGCAATTGAAGGAACACATCAGCAAAGTCGGCCTGGGTAACCCGAATGTGCAGGCGACGGTGGAGGGCGACAAAGTCACCTTGACCGGCGAAGTCGCCAGTCAGGAAGAGAAGGAAAAAATCCTGCTGGCGGTGGGCAATATTGCCGGTGTCGCTAGTGTGGATGACCAGATCACCGTAAAGGGCCCGGTTGCTCAGGCGGCGCGGTTCGTCACTGTGAAAAAGGGCGACACCCTCAGCGCGATTGCCAAGGCTGAGTACGGCGACGCCAACAAGTACAACAAAATCTTCGAGGCCAACAAGCCGATGCTGTCTCACCCGGACAAGATCTATCCGGGGCAGTCGTTGCGTATTCCTGAGTAA
- the nudE gene encoding ADP compounds hydrolase NudE, which translates to MRQKPTILAREIVATSRLFCVEELKLRFSNGVERTYERLVGKGAGYGAVMIVAMLDADHAVLVEEYCGGTDEYELSLPKGLIEPGEDVLAAAERELKEEAGYGARQLEHLTELSLSPGYMSQKIQVVLATDLYEESLEGDEPEPMGVDKINLRELSALAQNPRFTEGRALAALYLARDLLTQRGAFQP; encoded by the coding sequence ATGCGCCAGAAACCCACCATCCTCGCCCGCGAGATCGTCGCCACCAGCCGTTTGTTTTGCGTCGAAGAGCTGAAGTTGCGCTTTTCCAATGGCGTAGAGCGCACGTATGAGCGACTGGTCGGCAAGGGCGCCGGTTATGGCGCGGTGATGATCGTGGCGATGCTGGATGCGGACCACGCCGTGCTGGTTGAAGAGTATTGCGGCGGCACCGATGAATACGAGCTGTCCTTGCCCAAAGGCTTGATCGAGCCGGGCGAGGACGTGCTGGCGGCGGCCGAGCGGGAGCTCAAGGAAGAGGCCGGGTACGGCGCGCGGCAATTGGAGCATTTGACTGAATTGTCGCTGTCGCCCGGTTACATGAGCCAGAAGATCCAAGTGGTGTTGGCCACTGATCTGTACGAAGAAAGCCTGGAAGGCGATGAGCCTGAGCCGATGGGCGTGGACAAAATCAACCTGCGTGAGTTGTCGGCCCTGGCCCAGAACCCGCGATTCACTGAGGGCCGTGCATTGGCAGCGCTGTATCTGGCCCGTGATCTACTGACTCAGCGTGGAGCATTCCAGCCATGA
- the yrfG gene encoding GMP/IMP nucleotidase, whose product MSLLPWRDIDTVLLDMDGTLLDLHYDNHFWMEHLPQRYAELHGVSRAMAEMELQPLFERNAGQLQWYCLDFWSAELKLSVRELKLETAHLIALRPDADTFLAAIKQAGKRVVLITNAHRDSLSLKLERIELAPYFERLISSHDYGFAKENPQFWDALQADIGFDPARSLFIDDTLPILRSARNFGVAHLLAVSEPDSRKGPKDTAEFAAVGDYRELIAGL is encoded by the coding sequence ATGTCCCTGCTGCCCTGGCGCGACATCGACACCGTTCTGCTGGATATGGACGGCACGCTGCTGGACCTGCACTACGACAACCATTTCTGGATGGAACACCTGCCCCAGCGTTACGCCGAATTGCACGGGGTGAGCCGGGCCATGGCCGAGATGGAATTGCAGCCGTTGTTCGAACGCAACGCCGGCCAGTTGCAGTGGTATTGCCTGGATTTCTGGAGCGCCGAGCTCAAGTTGTCGGTGCGCGAACTGAAACTGGAAACCGCGCATTTGATTGCCCTTCGTCCGGATGCGGACACCTTTCTGGCCGCCATCAAACAGGCGGGTAAACGCGTGGTGCTGATCACCAATGCGCATCGCGATTCGCTGTCATTGAAACTGGAAAGAATCGAACTGGCGCCGTATTTCGAGCGGTTGATCAGCTCGCACGATTACGGTTTTGCCAAGGAGAACCCGCAATTCTGGGATGCCTTGCAGGCGGACATCGGCTTTGATCCGGCGCGCAGCCTGTTTATCGACGACACCTTGCCGATCCTGCGCAGTGCGCGGAATTTTGGGGTGGCGCATTTGTTGGCCGTGAGCGAGCCGGACAGCCGCAAAGGGCCGAAGGATACGGCCGAGTTTGCGGCGGTGGGGGATTATCGGGAGTTGATTGCCGGGCTCTGA
- the fdhD gene encoding formate dehydrogenase accessory sulfurtransferase FdhD gives MNAKRPACAAPALETPAPAASQTYSYCDLQDTESASTALAEEVALAIAYNGISQAVMLVTPTDLEDFIVGFSLGSGIIEDACDIYDLQLSGSGSAQYAQVTIANRAFWNLKQQRRQMAGTSGCGLCGVEAVEQALPDLKVLPGAPLPPAEWLDGLRQRIGAFQPLGQYSGAVHAAVFMDSQGQLLLGREDIGRHNALDKLIGGLIRQKIPITGGLVIVTSRCSLELIQKVLRAGIQTLVSLSSPTGLAVQWARRHNLNLIHLPQKNAPRVYSPATENPA, from the coding sequence ATGAACGCCAAGCGCCCTGCCTGCGCGGCGCCAGCCCTCGAAACGCCAGCGCCCGCCGCAAGCCAGACCTACAGTTACTGCGACCTTCAAGACACGGAATCGGCCAGCACCGCGCTGGCCGAAGAAGTCGCGTTGGCGATCGCTTATAACGGCATCAGTCAGGCGGTCATGCTGGTGACGCCGACGGACCTTGAAGACTTCATCGTCGGCTTCAGCCTCGGCAGCGGCATCATCGAAGACGCCTGCGACATCTATGACCTGCAACTCAGCGGCTCGGGGTCAGCGCAATACGCGCAAGTGACCATCGCCAACCGCGCCTTCTGGAACCTCAAGCAACAGCGTCGGCAAATGGCTGGCACCAGCGGTTGCGGCCTTTGCGGCGTGGAAGCGGTGGAACAGGCATTGCCCGATCTCAAGGTGTTGCCCGGCGCGCCCTTGCCGCCCGCCGAATGGCTCGATGGCTTGCGTCAGCGCATCGGAGCATTCCAGCCTCTTGGCCAGTACTCCGGCGCGGTACACGCCGCCGTGTTCATGGACAGTCAGGGCCAATTGCTGCTGGGTCGCGAAGACATCGGCCGACACAACGCCCTCGACAAACTGATTGGCGGACTGATCCGTCAGAAGATCCCGATCACCGGCGGGCTGGTGATTGTCACCAGCCGTTGCAGCCTCGAATTGATCCAGAAAGTGTTGCGCGCAGGTATCCAGACCCTGGTCAGCCTGTCGTCGCCCACGGGCCTTGCCGTGCAATGGGCCCGTCGCCACAACCTCAATCTCATCCACCTGCCGCAGAAAAATGCGCCGCGGGTCTACAGCCCCGCGACGGAGAACCCAGCGTGA